A section of the Streptomyces sp. SLBN-118 genome encodes:
- a CDS encoding Lrp/AsnC family transcriptional regulator — MEELDRQIVELLVKDGRMSYTDLGKATGLSTSAVHQRVRRLEQRGVIRGYAAVVDPEAVGLPLTAFISVKPFDPSAPDDIAERLADVPEIEACHSVAGDENYILKVRVPTPLELEHLLTRIRSLSGVSTRTTVVLSTPYEARPPRI, encoded by the coding sequence ATGGAGGAGCTGGACAGACAGATCGTGGAATTGCTCGTCAAGGACGGGCGGATGAGCTACACCGACCTGGGCAAGGCCACCGGCCTGTCCACATCGGCGGTTCATCAGCGCGTCCGCCGCCTGGAGCAGCGTGGCGTCATTCGCGGCTACGCAGCGGTCGTCGACCCGGAGGCGGTCGGGCTGCCGCTCACCGCGTTCATCTCGGTCAAGCCCTTCGACCCGAGCGCGCCCGACGACATCGCGGAACGCCTGGCCGACGTGCCCGAGATCGAGGCCTGCCACAGCGTCGCGGGCGACGAGAACTACATCCTCAAGGTGCGCGTCCCCACCCCGCTGGAGCTGGAGCACCTGCTCACCCGCATCCGCTCGCTGTCCGGGGTGTCCACGCGTACGACCGTCGTGCTGTCCACCCCGTACGAGGCACGCCCGCCGCGTATCTAG